A single region of the Thermoleophilum album genome encodes:
- a CDS encoding flagellar FlbD family protein — MIKVHRVGRDSSELFVNCHLIQQIEACPDTTITLVNGAKVVVAESCAQVIAMIRDWHAAISARSLEVAWEERRRDE; from the coding sequence ATGATCAAGGTCCATCGCGTCGGTCGCGACAGCAGCGAGCTGTTCGTCAACTGCCATTTGATCCAACAGATCGAGGCGTGCCCGGACACCACGATCACGCTCGTTAACGGAGCCAAAGTTGTGGTGGCTGAGAGTTGCGCTCAGGTGATCGCGATGATCCGAGACTGGCACGCCGCGATCTCTGCCCGGTCGCTCGAGGTGGCGTGGGAGGAGCGCCGACGAGACGAGTAA